A single region of the Ziziphus jujuba cultivar Dongzao chromosome 10, ASM3175591v1 genome encodes:
- the LOC107410332 gene encoding tubulin beta-4 chain: MREILHVQGGQCGNQIGSKFWEVVCDEHGIDPTGRYTGSSDLQLERVNVYYNEASCGRFVPRAVLMDLEPGTMDSVRTGPYGQIFRPDNFVFGQSGAGNNWAKGHYTEGAELIDSVLDVVRKEAENCDCLQGFQVCHSLGGGTGSGMGTLLISKIREEYPDRMMLTFSVFPSPKVSDTVVEPYNATLSVHQLVENADECMVLDNEALYDICFRTLKLTTPSFGDLNHLISATMSGVTCCLRFPGQLNSDLRKLAVNLIPFPRLHFFMVGFAPLTSRGSQQYRALTVPELTQQMWDAKNMMCAADPRHGRYLTASAMFRGKMSTKEVDEQMINVQNKNSSYFVEWIPNNVKSSVCDIPPRGLSMASTFIGNSTSIQEMFRRVSEQFTAMFRRKAFLHWYTGEGMDEMEFTEAESNMNDLVSEYQQYQDATADEELDYEDEEEDVHDM; this comes from the exons atgagagaAATCCTTCACGTTCAGGGTGGACAGTGTGGAAACCAGATTGGGTCCAAGTTCTGGGAAGTGGTTTGCGATGAGCATGGGATTGACCCAACTGGTCGATACACTGGAAGCTCAGATCTGCAACTGGAGAGAGTCAATGTGTATTACAATGAGGCCTCCTGTGGACGATTCGTCCCTCGTGCTGTGCTCATGGACCTCGAGCCTGGTACGATGGACAGTGTGAGGACTGGTCCTTATGGCCAGATCTTTAGGCCTGATAACTTCGTTTTTGGGCAGTCTGGTGCTGGAAACAACTGGGCTAAGGGCCATTACACTGAGGGAGCTGAGCTCATTGATTCGGTTCTTGATGTTGTCAGGAAGGAGGCTGAGAACTGTGATTGTCTTCAAG GTTTTCAAGTGTGCCACTCACTTGGTGGAGGTACTGGTTCTGGAATGGGTACCCTGTTGATCTCGAAGATCAGGGAGGAATATCCTGACAGAATGATGCTTACTTTCTCGGTGTTCCCATCGCCAAAGGTTTCAGATACAGTTGTTGAGCCTTACAATGCCACCCTTTCTGTTCACCAGCTTGTTGAGAATGCAGATGAGTGCATGGTGTTGGATAATGAAGCCTTATACGATATCTGTTTCAGGACCCTTAAATTGACTACTCCCAGCT TTGGTGATCTGAATCATTTGATTTCTGCAACCATGAGTGGTGTGACATGCTGCCTTAGGTTCCCTGGTCAGCTTAACTCTGATCTGAGGAAACTTGCAGTGAACCTTATCCCCTTCCCACGTCTTCACTTCTTTATGGTTGGGTTTGCTCCTCTTACCTCACGTGGCTCTCAACAGTACCGAGCCCTGACTGTCCCAGAACTCACTCAGCAAATGTGGGATGCCAAGAACATGATGTGTGCTGCAGACCCACGTCATGGTCGCTACCTCACAGCCTCAGCCATGTTCAGGGGCAAAATGAGCACCAAAGAAGTGGATGAGCAGATGATCAATGTGCAGAACAAGAACTCTTCTTACTTTGTTGAGTGGATACCAAACAATGTAAAATCAAGTGTCTGTGACATTCCTCCAAGGGGACTTTCTATGGCATCTACCTTTATTGGGAACTCAACTTCAATTCAGGAGATGTTCAGGCGTGTGAGTGAGCAGTTCACAGCTATGTTTAGGAGGAAGGCTTTCTTGCACTGGTACACTGGGGAGGGAATGGATGAAA
- the LOC107410337 gene encoding APO protein 4, mitochondrial-like, whose amino-acid sequence MAMRKKSREIFNLNLKSSRQNYYGRFYSSKKVDLRQLRSMIHERIENRAKDYPIKGMLPVAQEVLNSRKFLIRGVSILTKVFPVLACKFCPEVYVGEKGHLIQTCCGYRRFAKNRVHEWIIGGLNDILVPVETFHLQHMHQDVIRHHQRFDFERVPAVVELCWQAGAVPSEEDLCPSTHNIEGVFPLSPDELRLIANRTLRAWEMLREGVQKLILAYPVKVCKHCSEVHVGPFGHKVRICGVFKYESRRGAHFWEKAQVDDLVPPKTVWHRRPQDPPVLLNEGKDFYGHAPAVVDLCIKAGVIAPLKYHCAMKVQGLSGPVKAKV is encoded by the exons ATGGCGATGAGGAAGAAATCACGGGAGATTTTCAACTTAAATTTGAAAAGCAGCAGGCAAAACTACTACGGGAGGTTTTACAGCTCCAAGAAGGTGGATTTAAGGCAGCTTCGTTCGATGATACATGAAAGAATTGAAAACCGTGCCAAGGATTACCCAATCAAGGGTATGCTTCCTGTGGCCCAGGAGGTCCTCAATTCCAGGAAATTCCTTATCCGCGGCGTCTCTATCCTCACCAAAGTGTTCCCCGTTCTGGCTTGCAA GTTCTGTCCAGAAGTATATGTTGGTGAGAAAGGCCACTTAATTCAGACTTGCTGTGGTTATAGACGTTTTGCCAAGAATCGGGTTCATGAGTGGATCATTGGTGGTCTGAATGATATACTTGTTCCAGTTGAGACATTTCACCTACAACACATGCATCAGGATGTTATTAGACACCACCAGAGGTTCGACTTCGAACGTGTTCCTGCAGTTGTTGAGTTATGCTGGCAAGCAGGAGCTGTTCCAAGTGAGGAGGATTTGTGCCCCAGCACGCACAACATAGAAGGAGTTTTCCCTTTGTCACCTGATGAACTGAGGTTGATAGCCAATCGAACTTTGAGAGCATGGGAAATGCTTAGAGAAGGTGTACAGAAGTTGATTTTGGCGTATCCGGTAAAAGTCTGTAAACACTGTTCTGAAGTCCATGTTGGGCCATTCGGACATAAGGTTAGAATTTGTGGAGTGTTCAAGTATGAGAGTCGACGAGGAGCCCACTTTTGGGAGAAAGCACAAGTTGATGATTTGGTCCCTCCAAAAACTGTCTGGCATCGTAGGCCTCAAGATCCTCCTGTGCTTTTAAATGAAGGGAAGGATTTTTATGGTCATGCACCAGCAGTGGTGGACCTGTGCATAAAGGCTGGCGTTATTGCACCTCTTAAGTACCATTGTGCGATGAAAGTGCAAGGCTTATCTGGGCCTGTTAAGGCAAAAGTTTGA
- the LOC112490766 gene encoding putative F-box/LRR-repeat protein At3g42770, producing MSELTGDILVKIVSLLPVKEAAATSILSKRWRFIWTFTKNLNFDAEQTLTDLLNLPNPQDYDRLIIHERLKYIHGVNSVITQLSKNNMFGGIDRFRIKFDLCGRFSSDIDNWIEFAMKNRVQILELELFELNSGRFMVGSNCYGLSKKHFDPVALKSLKVLHLTSVNISGKVVEWLLSNCPLLESLQVVDSLKLTKLRILGAPLKHLEIRGCINIKNVEICDAQNLVSLYYLCFGYDQFLLRNVPKLISVGFKGEHLGGTFTLLSSCLSQLQILHLDLIQLQKHLRNPIYPMLRNLKQLKLTVFASENLNLLLSRITSLLNVSPCLQRLELMISLKGYYDEMCEFLIEPTNCPLKEVEILGYSGTPNHDQLITYFAENLVALQKIVVNPSTFQYYHLAFKPNKDIETIKKEEKVRDHAMQHIKGKIPTTIEFVCL from the exons ATGAGTGAATTGACGGGAGATATTCTGGTGAAGATCGTTTCATTGTTGCCGGTGAAAGAGGCAGCGGCTACAAGTATCCTTTCCAAGCGGTGGCGCTTCATCTGGACCTTTACCAAAAATCTCAACTTCGATGCCGAACAAACACTCACCGACTTGTTAAATTTACCAAACCCCCAAGATTATGATAGACTAATCATTCATGAGAGGCTAAAATACATCCACGGAGTAAATAGCGTAATTACTCAACTAAGCAAAAACAACATGTTCGGAGGCATCGATCGGTTTAGGATCAAGTTCGATCTGTGTGGTCGGTTTTCATCTGACATTGATAATTGGATTGAGTTCGCCATGAAAAACAGAGTTCAAATTCTTGAATTGGAGTTGTTTGAACTTAACTCTGGGCGATTTATGGTGGGTTCCAACTGCTATGGTCTTAGCAAAAAGCACTTTGATCCCGTTGCACTCAAGTCCCTCAAAGTGCTTCATTTAACAAGTGTTAACATCAGTGGAAAGGTTGTGGAGTGGTTGTTGTCAAATTGTCCTCTTCTTGAAAGTTTACAAGTTGTTGATTCATTGAAATTGACCAAGTTAAGGATTTTGGGAGCACCATTGAAGCATTTAGAGATTCGGGGGTGTATCAATATTAAAAATGTTGAAATCTGTGATGCTCAAAACCTTGTTTCATTATATTATCTGTGCTTTGGTTACGATCAATTCCTCTTGAGGAATGTACCTAAGCTTATCAGTGTCGGTTTCAAGGGCGAACATCTTGGCGGTACCTTCACCTTACTTTCATCTTGTCTCTCTCAGCTGCAGATACTCCACCTAGATCTTATTCAACTTCAG aaACATTTGAGGAATCCCATATATCCTATGTTAAGAAATCTCAAGCAGCTGAAGTTGACAGTTTTTGCAAGTGAAAATCTCAATCTCTTGCTTTCTAGAATTACTTCTCTTCTAAACGTGTCCCCTTGCTTGCAAAGACTTGAGCTAATG ATATCGTTAAAGGGTTATTACGATGAAATGTGCGAATTTCTAATAGAACCAACAAATTGTCCCCTCAAGGAAGTGGAAATATTAGGCTATTCAGGTACTCCAAACCACGATCAGCTTATCACCTACTTTGCAGAGAATTTGGTTGCACTGCAGAAAATTGTAGTCAATCCTTCTACATTTCAATACTACCACCTGGCTTTCAAACCAAACAAGGATATTGAAACCATAAAGAAGGAAGAGAAGGTCAGAGATCATGCTATGCAGCATATTAAAGGAAAGATTCCCACAACTATAGAATTTGTTTGcctctaa
- the LOC107410336 gene encoding pentatricopeptide repeat-containing protein At4g14170-like, whose protein sequence is MFPHHARKCLQTPLIISRKGKPTPSHKTRTQILCFCSFSATPISHSSPAQAHSDLLTLCSNLHSLRQTNQVHAFALLNGLLPRSVSLSASLMLNYAMFGNPSTSLRLFDDTVGYCRTAFLWNTLIRANSIAGVHDGFESYNRMVRCGVGLDDHTFPYVLKVCSDFGEVRKGMEIHGFVLKLGFDFDVFVGNTLLSFYGNCGKLSEAVKVFEEMRERDVVSWNTIIGVFSVNGLYTEALEFYREMNSSFWVKPNFVSVITVLPVCVGLEDELMATQIHCYTVKVGLDRQVTIGNALVDVYGKCGNVKASKLVFDEMFCRNEVSWNAAITSLSYIGHDEDAFNTFKLMIDCGISPNSITISSMVPVVVELGFFKAGKEIHGFSIRKGIESDIFIANSLIDMYAKSGHSTKASHVFHGMGGRNIVSWNAMIANFAQNKLALAAVGLVRRMQAHGTAPNLITFINVLPACARLGFSHCGKEIHAKAIRTGSASDLFVSNALTDMYSKCGCLKLAQSVFNISLKDEVSYNILIVGYSQTSDCSKSFRLFSEMRLVGMIYDIVSFVGVISACANLGASKQGKEIHGFLLRKLCHSHLFVANSLLDFYTKCGRIDIAAKVFSQIPKKDVASWNTMILGYGMLGELDTAISLFEAMKEDGIEYDSVSYIAVLSACSHGGLVEKGKKYFEEMHARNIEPTQMHYACMVDLLGRAGLMEEAANLIKGLHIKPDANVWGALLGACRTHGNVDLGRWAAEHLFRLKPQHCGYYILLSNMYAEAGRWAEAIQVRELMKSRGVKKNPGCSWVQIRDQVHAFVVGERIDGFDSGFLACRI, encoded by the coding sequence ATGTTCCCCCACCATGCGCGTAAATGCTTACAGACCCCCTTAATAATCTCCCGCAAAGGCAAACCAACTCCATCCCATAAAACGCGGACCCAAATTCTCTGTTTTTGTTCTTTCTCTGCCACTCCCATTTCGCATTCATCACCGGCTCAAGCTCACTCCGACCTCCTCACACTCTGCTCGAACCTCCATTCCCTTCGCCAAACCAACCAAGTCCATGCCTTTGCGCTTCTCAATGGGTTGCTTCCCAGAAGTGTCTCTCTTTCTGCCTCCCTTATGCTCAACTATGCCATGTTTGGAAACCCTTCAACTTCTCTGCGTCTCTTCGACGACACCGTTGGGTATTGTCGCACCGCGTTCTTGTGGAACACACTCATACGGGCTAATTCGATTGCTGGAGTTCATGATGGGTTTGAGTCTTATAATCGCATGGTTCGCTGCGGTGTTGGACTCGATGATCATACCTTCCCTTACGTTCTCAAGGTGTGTTCAGACTTTGGGGAGGTCCGGAAAGGGATGGAGATTCATGGGTTTGTTTTGAAGCTGGGTTTTGATTTCGATGTCTTTGTTGGGAACACTTTGCTTTCCTTTTATGGGAATTGTGGGAAACTGAGTGAGGCAGTGAAGGTCTTCGAGGAAATGCGTGAAAGAGATGTTGTGTCATGGAATACGATTATTGGGGTTTTTTCTGTAAATGGGCTTTATACGGAGGCACTTGAATTTTACCGAGAAATGAATTCCAGTTTTTGGGTTAAGCCAAATTTTGTTAGCGTGATCACCGTGTTGCCCGTTTGTGTTGGGCTTGAAGATGAGCTGATGGCGACCCAGATTCATTGCTATACCGTTAAGGTTGGTTTGGATCGTCAGGTGACTATTGGCAATGCATTAGTTGATGTATATGggaaatgtgggaatgtgaagGCTTCAAAGCTTGTTTTTGACGAAATGTTCTGTAGAAATGAAGTCTCTTGGAATGCAGCTATCACTAGTCTTTCTTATATTGGGCATGACGAGGATGCttttaatacatttaaattaatgattgatTGTGGGATTAGTCCGAATTCTATCACCATTTCTAGCATGGTACCAGTAGTGGTTGAACTAGGATTTTTTAAagcaggaaaagaaattcatggATTTAGTATAAGAAAAGGAATTGAATCTGATATTTTCATTGCAAACTCGTTAATTGATATGTATGCCAAATCAGGCCATTCAACTAAGGCATCCCATGTGTTCCATGGGATGGGTGGAAGGAATATTGTTTCATGGAATGCGATGATTGCTAATTTTGCTCAAAACAAGCTTGCGTTGGCAGCCGTAGGACTCGTAAGACGGATGCAAGCTCATGGTACAGCACCTAACCTTATCACCTTCATAAATGTTCTTCCGGCTTGTGCTCGTTTGGGTTTCAGTCATTGCGGGAAAGAAATCCATGCTAAGGCAATACGTACAGGATCTGCCTCTGACCTGTTTGTCTCCAACGCTTTGACAGACATGTATTCAAAATGTGGTTGCCTAAAACTTGCACAAAGCGTGTTTAATATCTCTCTAAAAGATGAGGTATCTTATAATATACTAATTGTAGGCTATTCTCAAACAAGTGATTGCTCAAAGTCCTTTAGGTTGTTTTCAGAAATGAGGCTTGTAGGGATGATTTATGACATTGTTTCCTTTGTGGGTGTTATATCCGCTTGTGCAAATCTAGGTGCAAGCAAGCAAGGGAAAGAAATTCATGGATTTTTATTGAGAAAGCTTTGTCACTCTCATCTTTTTGTTGCAAACTCACTTTTAGACTTTTACACCAAATGTGGACGAATTGATATTGCTGCTAAGGTCTTTAGCCAGATTCCGAAGAAGGATGTAGCCTCTTGGAATACTATGATATTGGGATATGGAATGCTAGGTGAACTGGATACTGCAATAAGTCTTTTCGAAGCAATGAAGGAAGATGGTATAGAGTATGATTCGGTATCATACATTGCAGTTTTATCAGCTTGTAGTCATGGAGGGCTAGTTGAAAAGGGGAAGAAATACTTTGAGGAGATGCATGCTCGAAATATCGAGCCAACACAAATGCACTATGCTTGTATGGTTGATCTCCTTGGCCGAGCAGGGCTTATGGAAGAAGCTGCAAATCTAATTAAAGGCCTGCATATTAAACCAGATGCCAATGTTTGGGGTGCTTTGCTTGGGGCATGTCGAACCCATGGCAATGTAGACTTAGGGAGGTGGGCAGCTGAGCATCTATTTAGGTTGAAGCCTCAGCATTGCGGGTACTATATACTTCTTTCAAATATGTATGCAGAAGCAGGGAGATGGGCTGAGGCAATTCAGGTGAGGGAATTGATGAAGTCAAGGGGAGTGAAGAAGAACCCTGGTTGCAGTTGGGTTCAGATTCGTGATCAGGTACATGCTTTTGTCGTTGGGGAGAGAATAGATGGATTTGACTCAGGTTTTTTGGCTTGCAGAATCTAA
- the LOC107410338 gene encoding stomatal closure-related actin-binding protein 1, whose protein sequence is MTRVTRDFADTMQKEAVPAVSADVIFASSRFPNYKIGANNQIMEAKDDPKVLSMKEVVARETAQLLEQQKRLSVRDLASKFEKGLAAAAKLSEEARLREAASLEKHVLLKKLRDALESLKGRVAGRNKDDIEEAIAMVEALAVQLTQREGELMQEKSEVKKLANFLKQASEDARKLVDEERAFARAEIESARAAVQRVEEALQEHERMSRASGKQDLEELMKEVQEARRIKMLHQPSKVMDMEHELRALRTQLMEKAKQSIRLKRELAMSKRGMDNSSQLYELDGHEALGSYLQIQPSSDNAPDLSKCLIQWYRVSSEGDKKELISGATRPVYALEPFDVGRILQVDITTEGQMITLTTTGPIDPAAGLGSYVEALVRKHDVEFNVVITQMNDANYSSESIHVFHVGKMRIKLCKAKTTIAKEYYSASMQLCGVRGGGNAAPQALYWQAKKGLSFVLAFESQRERNAAIMLARRFAFDCNIILAGPDDRASLGT, encoded by the exons ATGACAAGAGTAACCCGGGATTTCGCTGACACAATGCAAAAGGAAGCTGTTCCTGCAGTATCAGCTGATGTAATATTTGCTTCCAGTCGGTTTCCAAATTACAAAATTGGTGCTAACAATCAGATAATGGAGGCAAAGGATGATCCGAAGGTACTATCAATGAAGGAGGTTGTTGCCCGTGAGACTGCACAACTGTTGGAACAGCAGAAACGCCTTTCAGTTCGTGACCTTGCTAGTAAATTTGAGAAGGGGTTAGCTGCTGCCGCTAAATTATCTGAAGAG GCTAGACTCAGGGAGGCAGCATCATTGGAAAAGCATGTCCTTTTGAAGAAGCTAAGGGATGCACTGGAATCTTTAAAAGGGCGTGTGGCTGGTAGAAACAAGGATGATATAGAGGAAGCCATTGCAATG GTGGAGGCTTTAGCAGTCCAGTTGACTCAAAGAGAAGGGGAGTTAATGCAAGAAAAGTCTGAAGTGAAGAAGCTAGCAAATTTTCTTAAGCAG GCTTCAGAAGATGCTAGAAAACTTGTGGATGAGGAAAGAGCATTTGCTCGTGCTGAAATTGAAAGTGCTAGAGCAGCCGTTCAGAGAGTAGAAGAGGCCCTTCAGGAACATGAGCGAATGTCTCGGGCTTCAGGGAAGCAG GACTTGGAAGAATTAATGAAGGAAGTACAAGAAGCTAGACGGATCAAAATGCTGCATCAGCCAAGCAAG GTTATGGACATGGAACATGAGCTACGTGCATTGAGGACACAGCTCATGGAGAAGGCTAAGCAATCTATTCGACTTAAAAGAGAG CTGGCAATGAGCAAGAGAGGCATGGATAACAGTTCTCAGCTATATGAACTAGATGGCCATGAAGCTTTAGGTTCATATTTGCAGATTCAACCTTCCTCTGATAATGCTCCAGACCTTTCTAAGTGTCTAATTCAATGGTATCGTGTTTCATCTGAAGGTGATAAAAAGGAGCTTATATCAG GTGCTACCAGACCAGTGTACGCTCTTGAACCTTTTGATGTTGGGCGAATTTTGCAAGTTGATATTACTACAGAAGGCCAGATGATAACATTGACAACAACTGGTCCTATTGATCCTG CTGCTGGCTTGGGAAGCTATGTGGAGGCACTTGTTCGGAAACACGATGTTGAATTTAAT GTAGTTATTACCCAAATGAATGACGCGAATTATTCATCAGAATCTATTCATGTTTTTCATGTGGGAAAGATGAGGATAAAGCTTTGCAAAGCAAAGACAACAATAGCTAAGGAATACTATTCTGCTTCAATGCAG CTATGTGGGGTTAGAGGAGGTGGCAATGCTGCACCTCAAGCATTGTATTGGCAAGCAAAGAAAGGGCTTTCCTTTGTATTAGCATTTGAATCACAAAGAGAGAGGAATGCAGCCATCATGCTTGCCCGGAGATTTGCTTTCGACTGCAAT ATCATATTAGCTGGGCCAGATGACAGAGCTTCTTTAGGGACCTAA
- the LOC132799623 gene encoding F-box/FBD/LRR-repeat protein At4g26340-like, with protein sequence MMKANLLHGRRSRVRNNKKKKKKDKQFNNEDDDRISELPEDIMVRIVSLLPLKEAAATSILSKRWRNIWTFTTNLDFHDEQTVNYLFNLPREDYHTLINHARLKYIDGVNRVITKLSSKTNNTLVGGLINRFRINFDLCRSFSYSIDNWIEFAMKNRVQVLELLFYRYGGLARMPDSLYTLGKNHFDPKTLKSLRVLNLASVDISGEVLEWLLSNCPLLERLQVAGSDGNLVNLRILGVPLKHLEIRGCCIRKLEILDAQNLVSLHIQTTYCFRTFVLKNVPKLVDLFFDINFSLDGEHLGRNFSLLSSCLSQLQILHLDLSIYKHLRNVVYPVLSNLKQLKLIFGATKNLTSLLSVIISFLNASPRLQRLELMMLSQKYYDQMRRFKIEPTNCPLKEVEILGYSGSPTHDQLIMYLAENLVALQKIIVHPSEFDINQVFKLNKDDKTIREEEKVRDHAMQHIKQEIPTTIEFVCL encoded by the exons ATGATGAAGGCGAATTTGCTTCATGGTCGTCGATCCCGAGTACGGAACAACAAGaag aaaaagaagaaagataagcaaTTTAATAATGAGGATGATGATAGAATCAGTGAATTGCCAGAGGATATAATGGTGAGGATAGTTTCATTGTTGCCGCTGAAAGAGGCAGCGGCTACAAGTATCCTTTCCAAGCGATGGCGCAACATCTGGACCTTTACAACGAATCTCGACTTCCATGATGAACAAACTGTCAACTACTTGTTTAATTTACCAAGAGAAGATTATCATACACTAATCAACCACGCGAGGCTAAAATACATCGACGGAGTAAATAGAGTAATTACAAAGCTCAGCAGCAAAACCAACAACACGTTGGTAGGCGGCCTCATCAATCGGTTTAGGATCAATTTCGATCTGTGTCGTAGCTTTTCATATTCCATTGATAATTGGATTGAGTTTGCTATGAAAAACAGAGTTCAAGTTCTTGAGTTGCTGTTTTATAGATATGGTGGCCTTGCAAGAATGCCCGACAGCTTGTATACTCTTGGCAAAAATCACTTTGATCCCAAGACTCTTAAGTCCCTCAGAGTTCTTAACTTAGCATCCGTTGACATCAGTGGAGAGGTTTTGGAGTGGTTGTTGTCTAATTGTCCTCTTCTTGAACGATTACAAGTTGCTGGTTCTGACGGTAATTTGGTCAATTTAAGGATTCTGGGAGTGCCTTTGAAGCATTTAGAGATTCGGGGATGTTGTATCAGAAAGCTTGAAATCCTTGATGCTCAAAACCTTGTTTCATTACACATCCAAACCACTTATTGTTTTCGTACATTCGTCTTGAAGAATGTACCTAAGCTTGTTGACCTATTCTTTGATATCAATTTCAGTCTGGACGGCGAACATCTTGGCCGTAACTTCTCCTTACTTTCATCTTGTCTCTCTCAGCTGCAGATTCTCCACCTAGATCTTAGTATATAC AAACATTTAAGGAATGTCGTATATCCTGTCTTATCAAATCTCAAGCAGCTGAAGTTGATATTTGGTGCAACTAAAAATCTCACTAGCTTGCTTTCtgtaattatttcttttctcaATGCGTCTCCTCGCTTGCAGAGACTTGAGTTAATG ATGCTGTCGCAGAAATATTATGATCAAATGCGTAGATTTAAAATTGAACCAACAAATTGCCCTCTCAAAGAAGTGGAAATATTAGGCTATTCAGGTAGTCCAACTCACGATCAACTTATCATGTACCTTGCAGAGAATTTGGTTGCATTACAGAAAATCATTGTCCATCCTTCTGAATTTGATATCAACCAAGTCTTCAAACTAAACAAGGATGACAAAACCATAAGGGAGGAAGAGAAGGTCAGAGATCATGCTATGCAACATATTAAACAAGAGATTCCTACTACTATAGAATTCGTTTGCCtttaa
- the LOC132799624 gene encoding F-box/FBD/LRR-repeat protein At4g26340-like, translating to MKENQIQGCGISVVQSKNKKNKRDKYNRDRINELSEDILAKIVCLLPLKDAVATSILSKRWRYIWTFTTNLDFDAKQTLNRLIDSKNYDKHKHETRNYIHRVNSVITQLSSKTNNNNNNIIIDRFRIYFDMCRKFSSFIDSWIEFAVENRVQILELDLFESGGIRMSSDCYILLKKQFDHHPGEYLRRTFTLLSSCLPQLQILQLNLSNQIYLRNVVYPKLTNLKQLKLTVNANEDLNLLISRIIPILKVSPCLQRLELKRIIVHPSEFDNYDPAFIRIKNTETISEQEKIRDHAMQHLKGKIPTAVDFEFVFA from the exons ATGAAGGAGAATCAGATTCAAGGCTGTGGAATATCTGTAGTGCAGAGCAAGAACAAG aaaaacaaGAGAGATAAGTACAATCGGGATAGAATCAATGAATTGTCAGAAGATATTCTAGCGAAGATAGTTTGTTTGTTGCCGCTGAAAGATGCAGTGGCTACAAGTATCCTTTCCAAGCGATGGCGTTACATATGGACCTTTACAACAAATCTAGACTTCGATGCCAAACAAACTCTGAACCGCTTGATAGATTCAAAGAATTATGATAAACACAAGCATGAGACGCGAAATTACATCCACAGGGTAAACAGTGTAATTACTCAGCTTAGCAgcaaaaccaacaacaacaacaacaacatcatcATCGATCGGTTTAGGATCTATTTTGATATGTGCCGTAAGTTTTCATCTTTCATTGATAGTTGGATTGAGTTTGCAGTGGAAAACAGAGTTCAAATTCTCGAATTGGACTTGTTTGAATCTGGTGGCATTAGAATGAGCTCCGACTGCTATATTCTACTCAAAAAGCAATTTGATCATCATCCC ggcGAATATCTTCGTCGTACCTTCACCTTACTTTCATCTTGTCTCCCTCAGCTGCAGATTCTCCAGCTAAATCTTAGCAATCag atATATTTGAGGAATGTCGTATACCCTAAATTAACAAATCTCAAGCAGTTGAAATTGACAGTTAATGCAAATGAAGATCTCAATCTCTTGATTTCTAGAATTATTCCTATTCTGAAAGTGTCTCCTTGCTTGCAGAGACTTGAGTTAAAg AGAATCATTGTCCATCCTTCTGAATTTGATAACTACGACCCAGCTTTCATACGAATCAAGAATACAGAAACCATAAGTGAGCAAGAGAAGATCAGAGATCACGCTATGCAGCATCTTAAAGGAAAGATTCCTACTGCTGTagattttgaatttgtttttgcCTAA